In Thermanaerovibrio velox DSM 12556, the genomic stretch AGGAGATCCTCTTACCCCTCTCCCCTGCAGCGAGCAACACCGCCGCCATGCTGGCTGCTTGCCCGGTGCAGATGGTGGAAACAGGACATTTAATATATTGCATGGTATCGTAAATGGCCAAACCAGCAGTAACAACCCCCCCGGGGCTGTTTATGTAAAGGTATACATCCTTATCGGGATCCTCGCTCTCGAGGAACAACAACTGAGCCACCACGAGGTTGGCCAGGTGGTCATCTATCTCCTGACCAATAAATATTATCCTATCCTTAAGCAGGCGGCTATATATATCGTAGGATCTTTCTCCCCTGCCCGTCTGTTCTATAACATAAGGGATCAGATAAGACAACGGGATTCCTCCTCTCACCCCTAAACCAAGACTCCCAATCCACTAAAAGGTCTTAGGCTTGGGGCACCTCTTCTATCTTTATATTAGACATCAGCCAATCCAAAGTCTTCCTCTTCCTTATGGAGCTGGCCATCTCATCGAGCCTGGAGCGATTTGAGGCTAGGAATGAACGGAACTTAGCCTCTTCAATCCCAACGCTGGCAGAGACCCTTCGTATCTCTTCCTCCAGATCCTCAGGGGCAACTTCTATACCCTCCCTATCCGCCAACGCCCAGAGAACGAGCTCCTTCTTTATGAGATCCCTGGCCCGCGCCAACATCTCCTCCCCAAGCTTCTCCTCATCAGTGCCAGACTCCTTGAGGAAATCCTC encodes the following:
- the clpP gene encoding ATP-dependent Clp endopeptidase proteolytic subunit ClpP, with product MSYLIPYVIEQTGRGERSYDIYSRLLKDRIIFIGQEIDDHLANLVVAQLLFLESEDPDKDVYLYINSPGGVVTAGLAIYDTMQYIKCPVSTICTGQAASMAAVLLAAGERGKRISLPHSRIMIHQPLGGAQGQASDIEIQAREILRVKEILNSILSNHTGQPLERIARDTDRDFFMSADEACAYGIVDKVIEKR